The following coding sequences lie in one Manis javanica isolate MJ-LG chromosome X, MJ_LKY, whole genome shotgun sequence genomic window:
- the TEX13B gene encoding testis-expressed protein 13B, translated as MAMIPKDPRSGFQHSTVAAFINEKMAGHAKGPEFFLANASLSWEEVEGKLKAILEDSTVPSEAKEACVWSSLALGMRFAYSQDQLFRQRVQWLHDFANMHKSAAMSLESKLKDLMEQLERERMESAFWLRLRQAKVALLQRERDLLRWKIQWVNLQAAQTQVTEEPGLASTSGAGTEGAGEKEDQAGTAAATVTTAGAKGRGKLKDAERAETTKEPAGDSAQLPGAVEQNIHTSGRQREGDLRSVETARFYSSGTIMQGSTASAAPTSVQFPASFTCSYSRPLSFFPPAPTQPTQSTSAAMFTVGAPSQAAPGWGPSEVNLWAYMGAQGYEPQEPQRDRSAFAPYQQRRPPRFRRPRNWDCPWCKAIHFSQREICFHCGKEIWLQSPQ; from the exons ATGGCCATGATCCCCAAGGACCCCAGGAGTGGGTTCCAGCACAGCACAGTGGCGGCCTTCATCAATGAGAAGATGGCGGGGCACGCCAAAGGCCCCGAGTTCTTCCTCGCGAATGCATCCCTGtcctgggaggaggtggagggcaaGCTCAAGGCCATTCTGGAGGACAGCACGGTGCCCAGCGAGGCCAAAGAGGCCTGCGTCTGGAGTAGCCTGGCCTTGGGCATGCGCTTCGCCTACAGTCAGGACCAGTTATTCAGGCAGAGGGTGCAGTGGCTTCATGACTTCGCCAACATGCACAAGTCAGCCGCGATGTCCTTGGAGTCAAAGCTGAAGGACCTCATGGAGCAGCTGGAGAGGGAGCGCATGGAGTCGGCCTTCTGGCTGCGGCTGCGCCAGGCCAAGGTGGCATTGTTGCAGAGAGAACGTGATCTCCTGAGGTGGAAGATCCAGTGGGTG AACCTGCAGGCTGCCCAGACACAGGTCACAGAGGAGCCAGGCCTTGCCAGCACCAGTGGGGCCGGGACAGAAGGAGCAGGTGAGAAGGAAGACCAGGCGGGGACAGCTGCTGCTACTGTTACCACTGCTGGTGCCAAAGgaagaggaaaactgaaggatgCTGAGAGGGCAGAGACCACAAAGGAGCCTGCTGGGGACTCCGCCCAGCTTCCAGGAGCTGTAGAGCAGAACATTCACAcctctggcaggcagagggagggagatcTCAGGTCAGTGGAAACAGCGAGGTTTTATTCCTCTGGGACGATAATGCAGGGGTCCACAGCCTCAGCAGCACCCACTTCTGTCCAGTTCCCTGCCTCATTCACATGCTCATACTCCCGCCCCTTATCCTTCTTCCCACCAGCACCCACACAACCCACACAATCTACATCAGCAGCCATGTTCACAGTAGGAGCTCCATCTCAGGCAGCTCCCGGCTGGGGGCCTTCTGAAGTTAACTTATGGGCTTATATGGGGGCCCAGGGATATGAACCTCAAGAACCCCAAAGAGACAGGAGTGCCTTCGCTCCCTATCAGCAGAGAAGACCTCCAAGATTTCGCAGGCCCAGAAACTGGGACTGCCCTTGGTGTAAAGCCATACATTTTTCACAGAGGGAAATTTGCTTCCACTGTGGGAAGGAAATCTGGCTGCAAAGCCCCCAGTGA